A region of Desulfolithobacter dissulfuricans DNA encodes the following proteins:
- a CDS encoding lipid-A-disaccharide synthase N-terminal domain-containing protein, producing the protein MTANETVWIGIGLTGQFFFTMRFIIQWIATEKSKKSVVPELFWYFSIAGSLVLLSYAIHRRDPVFILGQSMGSFIYLRNLYFIYKEKHRETM; encoded by the coding sequence ATGACAGCAAATGAAACCGTCTGGATCGGTATCGGGCTCACCGGCCAGTTTTTCTTCACCATGCGATTCATCATCCAGTGGATCGCCACCGAAAAAAGTAAAAAGAGCGTGGTTCCGGAACTGTTCTGGTACTTCAGCATAGCCGGTTCCCTGGTTCTGCTCTCCTACGCGATCCATCGTCGGGATCCGGTGTTCATACTCGGGCAGTCCATGGGCTCGTTCATCTACCTGAGAAACCTCTATTTCATCTACAAGGAAAAACACCGTGAAACCATGTAG
- a CDS encoding glycosyltransferase family 2 protein: MTFISVVLPVHNEAENIEGLIREIQAARLEYPYEIITVDDASSDNTLAILQRLKQDTPELRILQHKENYGQSAALATGVYRARGDIIVTMDGDGQNNPADIPRLLDRLLEQSPPGLQMVAGFRRKRNDSWWRIVSSRLANAVRGYLLKDGTPDTGCGLKVFYKATFERLPFFDHMHRFLPALVQMRGGQVVSVEVSHRERKHGTSHYGTMNRLFAGIIDIMGVSWLQRRSKVMELRIED, from the coding sequence ATGACATTTATATCTGTGGTACTACCCGTCCATAACGAGGCGGAAAATATTGAAGGACTCATCAGGGAGATCCAGGCGGCCCGCCTGGAGTATCCTTATGAAATAATAACCGTTGACGACGCCAGCAGTGACAACACCCTAGCCATTCTCCAGCGTCTCAAGCAGGACACACCCGAACTCAGAATCCTGCAGCACAAGGAGAATTATGGCCAGAGTGCCGCCCTGGCCACCGGTGTCTACCGTGCCCGGGGCGATATCATCGTCACCATGGACGGGGACGGACAGAACAACCCTGCCGATATCCCCCGACTTCTGGACCGGCTCCTGGAGCAGAGCCCCCCAGGACTCCAGATGGTGGCAGGATTTCGCAGAAAGAGAAACGATTCCTGGTGGCGTATCGTCTCGTCCAGACTGGCCAATGCGGTGCGGGGGTATCTGCTCAAGGACGGGACCCCGGATACGGGCTGTGGCCTGAAGGTGTTTTACAAGGCCACCTTTGAGCGTCTTCCTTTTTTCGATCACATGCACCGTTTTCTCCCGGCCCTGGTGCAGATGCGGGGTGGGCAGGTGGTCTCGGTGGAAGTCTCCCACCGGGAAAGGAAACACGGCACCTCGCACTACGGCACCATGAACAGGCTGTTTGCCGGTATCATCGACATAATGGGCGTCTCCTGGCTCCAGAGGAGATCCAAAGTTATGGAACTCAGGATAGAAGATTAA
- a CDS encoding ArnT family glycosyltransferase — MKPCRELWLPCLILLLPGLLFILCMPPMPIDETRYLAVAWEMHLNNSYIVPHLNGLPYSHKPPLLFWLINLDWWLFGVNERTLRAIPLLFSLLNILLIYRIGLQLWRDSRTARYAAIITASCLLYLIWSSLIMFDIVLTFWVLLGIYGLLKAGQAKNMKPWLLVGLGLGGGLLTKGPVILVHVLPVALLGFLWLPRSVQIKRWYGGLLLALGIGLGLVSLWLIPAVMTGGEGYRQDILWGQTVNRVVSSFAHRHPWWWYLPLVPVLLLPWILLRPVWSGFAMVRKDPGRCFPTVWALSSLAVLSLISGKQIYYLVPLIPAFSLLLARNITTFPADTSSSRWYYPPATLYILLGILVYLLRYLPLEGSSADILLFRTGLLALGLITTGLVFLVLRNREIEPLVTWTGLSSAALICLLLVSGDRFFQRYDIRDVARILKAREEQGYTLINKGKYYGQFQFTGRLTRPVLVAHRINDLRNYVENHEKSLLITYEPVDRAINQDEIFFQQLYRGKKLVLWNEQGMKKYLSR, encoded by the coding sequence GTGAAACCATGTAGGGAACTATGGCTTCCTTGCCTTATCCTCCTCCTGCCAGGGCTGCTGTTCATCCTCTGCATGCCGCCCATGCCCATCGATGAGACACGATACCTGGCGGTGGCCTGGGAGATGCACCTGAACAACTCCTACATCGTTCCCCACCTGAACGGTCTTCCCTATTCCCACAAGCCACCACTGCTGTTCTGGCTCATTAACCTGGACTGGTGGCTTTTCGGGGTAAACGAACGGACTCTTCGGGCTATCCCGCTGCTCTTTAGTCTGCTCAATATCCTCCTGATCTACCGCATCGGCCTGCAACTGTGGCGGGACAGCCGTACAGCCAGGTACGCGGCCATCATCACCGCGTCCTGCCTGCTCTACCTGATCTGGTCCTCGCTGATCATGTTCGATATCGTCCTGACCTTCTGGGTCCTGCTGGGGATCTACGGCCTGCTGAAGGCCGGACAGGCGAAGAACATGAAACCATGGCTCCTTGTCGGTCTGGGACTGGGCGGCGGCCTGTTGACCAAGGGACCGGTTATCCTGGTCCATGTGCTGCCCGTCGCCCTGCTGGGCTTTCTATGGCTGCCGCGATCCGTGCAGATCAAAAGATGGTACGGTGGGCTCCTGCTGGCCCTTGGCATCGGCCTGGGGTTGGTTTCCCTCTGGCTCATTCCTGCGGTCATGACGGGTGGAGAGGGCTACCGTCAGGACATCCTCTGGGGCCAGACAGTGAACCGGGTGGTCTCCTCCTTTGCCCATCGACACCCCTGGTGGTGGTACCTGCCCCTGGTCCCGGTCCTGCTCCTGCCCTGGATTCTTCTCAGGCCGGTGTGGAGCGGCTTTGCCATGGTCAGAAAAGATCCAGGCCGGTGTTTTCCCACTGTCTGGGCCCTGTCCTCCCTGGCTGTTCTCTCGCTGATCAGCGGCAAGCAGATCTATTACCTGGTACCGCTCATTCCCGCCTTCAGCCTGCTACTGGCCCGCAACATCACCACCTTCCCTGCCGACACCAGTTCGAGCCGCTGGTACTATCCGCCGGCGACCCTGTACATCCTGCTTGGCATTCTGGTATATTTATTGCGTTACCTTCCATTGGAGGGCAGCTCCGCTGATATCCTCCTCTTCCGGACCGGCCTCCTGGCCCTGGGCCTGATCACCACGGGTCTTGTCTTTCTTGTTCTCAGGAACAGGGAAATCGAACCCCTGGTCACCTGGACCGGGCTTTCATCGGCTGCGCTCATCTGCCTGCTCCTGGTAAGCGGGGACCGTTTTTTTCAGCGCTATGATATCCGGGACGTTGCCAGGATCCTCAAGGCCAGGGAAGAGCAGGGGTACACCCTGATAAACAAGGGCAAGTACTACGGCCAGTTTCAGTTCACCGGTCGCCTGACCAGACCGGTACTCGTTGCCCACCGGATAAATGACCTCCGTAACTATGTTGAAAACCATGAGAAATCCCTTCTCATCACCTATGAACCCGTGGACAGAGCCATCAACCAGGACGAGATCTTTTTCCAGCAGCTCTACAGGGGTAAAAAGCTTGTCCTGTGGAACGAACAAGGCATGAAAAAATATCTGAGCCGGTGA
- the flhF gene encoding flagellar biosynthesis protein FlhF, with amino-acid sequence MQVKVFEAQDMASGLKKVKEALGPDALILSTRTVRRGKMGMLGKPILEITAAIDKPWPASETGLPDPERQSLLGQAVVGPEDNELTYEALWKKTESTSSAPGNEAASTADRPDPAIREELSELRNLIHGLSERLAGINNQNVARPYVEPEYLQPPGDQSVADHPIMNRLARLGINSEAASTIAQFTRQNFGDKLPDTATLDDFLTTTITGLFRTSQPLSTKDPGQKRIALIGPTGVGKTTTIAKIAANYLSRHSASIALITIDTYRIAAVEQLKVYGEIMKLPVEVVIRPEDMDRALERHRDKELILIDTAGRSPRNNLDIEEMTGFLRPHLEIENHLVLSATTREEELDEIILRFGCLAIDNLIFTKIDECALLGVLLNMHIKKGTPISFLTNGQRVPEDIITPDPQTIAGLIMDTNRTLHHG; translated from the coding sequence ATGCAGGTTAAAGTTTTTGAAGCCCAGGACATGGCAAGCGGCCTGAAAAAGGTCAAGGAGGCCCTGGGGCCGGACGCCCTCATCCTCTCGACCCGGACCGTGCGCCGCGGCAAGATGGGCATGCTTGGCAAACCTATCCTCGAGATAACCGCGGCCATTGACAAACCCTGGCCTGCAAGCGAGACCGGGCTGCCGGATCCGGAACGCCAGTCCCTGCTTGGCCAGGCAGTGGTCGGGCCCGAGGACAACGAACTCACCTATGAAGCCCTGTGGAAAAAGACCGAATCCACATCGTCCGCGCCCGGAAACGAGGCAGCCTCGACTGCGGACAGGCCGGACCCGGCCATACGAGAGGAACTAAGTGAACTGCGCAACCTGATACACGGCCTGAGCGAACGGCTGGCCGGGATAAACAACCAAAATGTTGCCAGGCCCTACGTGGAACCGGAATACCTCCAGCCTCCCGGCGACCAGTCCGTGGCGGACCACCCTATCATGAACCGACTGGCCCGGCTCGGGATCAACAGCGAAGCCGCCAGCACCATTGCCCAGTTCACCCGCCAGAATTTTGGCGACAAGCTGCCCGATACCGCTACTCTGGACGACTTTCTGACCACCACCATCACCGGACTGTTCCGTACCAGCCAGCCCCTCTCCACCAAGGATCCCGGGCAGAAGCGTATCGCTCTCATAGGGCCCACCGGAGTGGGCAAGACCACCACCATTGCCAAGATCGCGGCCAACTACCTGAGCCGTCACTCGGCGAGCATCGCCCTCATCACCATCGATACCTACCGTATCGCGGCCGTGGAACAGCTCAAGGTATACGGCGAAATAATGAAACTGCCGGTGGAGGTGGTCATTCGGCCCGAAGACATGGACAGAGCCCTTGAGAGGCACAGGGACAAGGAACTCATCCTAATCGACACCGCCGGCCGCAGTCCCCGCAACAACCTGGATATCGAGGAGATGACCGGGTTTCTCCGACCGCACCTGGAGATCGAGAACCACCTGGTTCTTTCTGCGACCACCCGGGAGGAGGAGCTCGACGAGATCATCCTCCGCTTTGGCTGCCTGGCCATCGATAACCTGATCTTCACCAAGATAGACGAGTGCGCCCTGCTGGGCGTGCTCCTCAACATGCACATCAAGAAAGGCACTCCGATTTCCTTTCTTACCAACGGACAGCGTGTACCAGAAGACATCATCACCCCGGATCCACAGACCATTGCCGGGCTGATCATGGATACCAACAGGACTCTGCATCATGGCTGA
- the fliQ gene encoding flagellar biosynthesis protein FliQ: MSPETVVSIGRKAVETVLLASGPMLIAALLVGLLISVFQAATQINEQTMTFIPKIVAVFITLLIFGPWIMNLVITFTTGLISGIATVGQ; the protein is encoded by the coding sequence ATGAGCCCTGAAACTGTTGTATCCATAGGCAGAAAAGCCGTTGAGACCGTCCTGCTTGCCTCCGGCCCCATGCTGATCGCAGCCCTGCTGGTGGGGCTCCTCATCAGTGTTTTTCAGGCGGCGACCCAGATCAACGAGCAGACCATGACCTTTATTCCGAAAATCGTCGCCGTGTTCATCACCCTGCTCATCTTCGGCCCCTGGATCATGAACCTGGTCATTACCTTCACCACCGGCCTGATAAGCGGTATTGCCACTGTTGGCCAGTAG
- the flhA gene encoding flagellar biosynthesis protein FlhA — MESVGQQTFFSQERFGELMGRSDIWASLALIGILMLMIIPLPPLVLDLCLSLNITLAILILIISLYTKKAVEFSIFPSILLATTLFRLSLNVASTRLILLHGNEGLGAAGSVIKAFGQFVVGGSYVVGLVIFVILVIINFIVITKGAGRIAEVAARFTLDAMPGKQMAIDADLNAGLIDETEARRRREEISNEANFHGAMDGASKFVRGDAIAGIIITIINIGAGFIIGVMQKGMPMAEAAQNYTILTIGDGLVGQVPALIISTAAGMLVTRAAGQDDFGTELKEQFTRYSKALWVVSCILLLFALIPGLPFFPFLIIASTMAFLAWRIDQAEKKKLEEAMVERPEPVVAKEENYEAMLTVDLIELEVGYGLIPFVDASQDGELLQRIQAIRKQFAMTSGFIVPPVHIKDNLQLSPNQYVISLKGVQIATAEMMPGYYMAMDPGTVTETIKGIPTQEPAFGLPAIWITEDKREQAQIAGYTVVDCTTVMATHISEIIKQHAHELLGRQETQDLIDNLAKTYPKLVEDLIPGVLSLGTIMRVLQNLLREGVSIRDLRTILETMADYAPMTQDTDVLTEYVRHALARSISSQYVQPDGTLPVITMDRGVEETIQKSIQHREHGSFLALDPQIAQKILDSLGNMLNNFPPGQQPVLLVIPQIRPHVRRLTERYYPNLAVLSHNEIASNMKIQSLGTVTIDAG, encoded by the coding sequence ATGGAATCGGTCGGACAACAGACATTTTTCAGCCAGGAGCGGTTTGGCGAGCTGATGGGACGCAGTGACATCTGGGCCTCCCTGGCCCTGATCGGCATCCTGATGCTGATGATCATTCCGCTGCCGCCCCTGGTACTGGACCTGTGCCTGTCGCTGAACATCACCCTGGCCATCCTGATTCTGATCATCAGTCTCTACACGAAAAAAGCGGTGGAGTTTTCCATCTTTCCCTCCATCCTGCTGGCCACCACCCTGTTCCGTCTCTCCCTCAACGTCGCCTCCACCCGATTGATCCTTCTCCACGGGAATGAAGGGTTGGGAGCGGCCGGATCGGTGATCAAGGCCTTTGGCCAGTTCGTGGTCGGTGGATCGTACGTGGTCGGTCTGGTTATCTTTGTCATCCTGGTGATCATCAACTTCATCGTCATCACCAAGGGTGCCGGCCGGATTGCCGAGGTCGCGGCACGATTCACGCTCGATGCCATGCCCGGCAAACAGATGGCCATCGACGCCGACCTGAACGCCGGGCTCATCGACGAGACCGAGGCCCGCCGCCGCCGCGAGGAGATCTCCAACGAGGCCAACTTCCACGGGGCCATGGACGGTGCCTCCAAGTTTGTCCGGGGCGATGCCATTGCCGGCATCATTATCACCATCATCAATATCGGGGCCGGCTTTATCATCGGCGTGATGCAGAAGGGCATGCCTATGGCCGAAGCGGCCCAGAACTACACCATCCTCACCATCGGTGATGGCCTGGTGGGTCAGGTTCCGGCCCTGATCATCTCCACCGCCGCCGGTATGCTGGTCACCCGGGCCGCGGGCCAGGATGATTTCGGTACCGAGCTCAAGGAACAGTTCACCCGCTACTCCAAAGCGCTGTGGGTGGTCTCCTGTATTCTGCTCCTCTTTGCCCTGATCCCGGGCCTGCCCTTTTTCCCCTTCCTGATCATCGCCTCCACCATGGCCTTTCTGGCCTGGCGGATCGACCAGGCGGAAAAGAAGAAACTGGAAGAGGCCATGGTCGAACGTCCCGAACCGGTGGTTGCCAAGGAAGAAAACTACGAGGCCATGCTCACCGTGGATCTCATCGAACTGGAAGTGGGCTACGGGCTGATCCCCTTTGTCGATGCCTCCCAGGACGGTGAGCTGCTCCAGCGAATCCAGGCCATCCGCAAACAGTTTGCCATGACCTCGGGCTTCATCGTCCCACCGGTCCATATCAAGGATAACCTGCAGCTCAGCCCCAACCAGTACGTGATCAGCCTCAAGGGCGTCCAGATCGCCACCGCCGAGATGATGCCCGGCTATTATATGGCCATGGATCCGGGCACGGTGACAGAGACCATAAAGGGTATCCCGACCCAGGAGCCGGCTTTTGGCCTGCCGGCCATCTGGATCACCGAGGACAAGCGGGAGCAGGCCCAGATCGCCGGATATACGGTGGTGGACTGCACCACGGTCATGGCCACCCATATAAGCGAGATCATCAAGCAGCATGCCCATGAGCTGCTCGGCCGCCAGGAGACCCAGGACCTGATCGACAACCTGGCCAAGACCTATCCCAAGCTGGTCGAGGACCTGATCCCGGGTGTGCTCAGCCTGGGCACCATCATGCGGGTCCTGCAGAACCTGCTCCGTGAAGGTGTTTCCATCCGTGACCTGCGCACCATCCTGGAGACCATGGCCGATTACGCACCCATGACCCAGGACACCGACGTTCTGACCGAGTATGTTCGCCATGCTCTTGCCCGTTCCATCTCCTCGCAGTATGTCCAGCCCGACGGCACCCTGCCGGTGATCACCATGGACCGCGGCGTGGAAGAAACCATCCAGAAATCCATCCAGCACCGGGAACATGGCAGCTTCCTGGCCCTGGATCCGCAGATCGCCCAGAAGATCCTCGATTCCCTGGGCAACATGCTCAACAATTTTCCGCCCGGACAGCAGCCTGTCCTGTTGGTCATTCCACAGATCCGGCCCCATGTCCGGCGCCTCACCGAACGCTATTATCCAAACCTGGCAGTGCTCTCCCACAACGAGATAGCCAGCAACATGAAAATCCAATCCCTCGGTACGGTGACCATCGATGCAGGTTAA
- the flhB gene encoding flagellar biosynthesis protein FlhB has protein sequence MAEDTPSGERTESPSAKRRQDFREKGQVAQSREVATAALFTAMLLFWWIYAPVFWDHLSRLIAAIWGNAGEFTITPSSMYRFTGFLFKQLALLMAPLFLVAMIIGFFATFLQIGWLFTTKPLVPDFSKLDPIKGMGRFFSKRSMVEIIKSTLKVLLIGYVAFKTIEGEFGKALVLGDTAMFESVRYLGMVAWKVLLKTSGIMIVLAILDYGFVRWEMEEKMKMTKQEQKEEMKDTEGDPHIKSKIRSIQQQMARSRMMASVPDADVVITNPTRIAVAVQYRMGEMEAPVVLAKGQELVAGKIRELAREHDIPIVENPPVARLLHSKVEIGQAIPEELFRAVAEILAHVYSLKGHKTK, from the coding sequence ATGGCGGAAGATACCCCTTCAGGTGAACGTACAGAATCCCCATCCGCGAAACGACGGCAGGATTTTCGCGAGAAAGGACAGGTGGCCCAAAGTCGCGAAGTGGCCACGGCGGCGCTCTTCACAGCCATGCTGCTCTTCTGGTGGATCTATGCCCCTGTATTCTGGGATCACCTTTCCCGGCTGATTGCCGCCATCTGGGGCAATGCCGGCGAATTCACCATCACCCCGTCCTCCATGTACCGGTTCACCGGCTTTCTCTTCAAGCAGCTGGCCCTGCTCATGGCACCCCTGTTCCTGGTGGCCATGATCATCGGTTTTTTCGCCACCTTTCTCCAGATCGGCTGGCTGTTCACCACCAAGCCTCTAGTGCCCGATTTCAGCAAACTCGACCCCATCAAGGGCATGGGCCGCTTTTTCTCCAAGCGATCCATGGTGGAGATCATCAAATCAACCCTCAAGGTCCTGCTGATCGGCTACGTTGCCTTCAAGACCATCGAGGGCGAATTTGGCAAGGCCCTTGTCCTGGGAGATACAGCCATGTTTGAATCGGTGCGCTATCTTGGCATGGTGGCCTGGAAGGTCCTGCTCAAGACCAGCGGCATCATGATTGTGCTGGCCATCCTCGACTACGGCTTTGTCCGCTGGGAGATGGAAGAAAAGATGAAGATGACCAAGCAGGAACAGAAAGAGGAGATGAAGGATACCGAGGGTGATCCGCACATCAAGTCAAAAATCCGTTCCATCCAGCAGCAGATGGCCCGCAGCCGGATGATGGCATCAGTCCCGGATGCCGACGTGGTTATCACTAATCCGACCCGGATAGCCGTGGCCGTCCAGTACCGCATGGGTGAGATGGAAGCGCCGGTAGTACTGGCAAAAGGGCAGGAACTGGTGGCCGGAAAAATCCGCGAACTGGCCCGGGAACACGATATTCCCATCGTAGAAAATCCGCCAGTGGCAAGATTATTGCATTCCAAGGTGGAGATAGGCCAGGCCATACCCGAGGAACTTTTCCGGGCAGTGGCCGAGATACTGGCCCATGTATACTCCCTGAAAGGACATAAAACCAAGTAA
- the fliR gene encoding flagellar biosynthetic protein FliR, producing MDIQLVPLQQFENFLICASRVGALIGAIPVFSSRQIPPQVKLGLIFGTALLLFPLMAPYTPDIAYRPMELGLLMANEILIGLMIGLTANLIFTAVNFGGTIIGYQMGFAAANIFDPQTTQQLSLMSQFQNVLAILIFLALNVHHMFFRVIVESYQLLPPGYLDFSGGAVELLMDLGSKMFLLGVKFSAPILVILLLSNMVLGILARVFPQLNVFMLSFPINIGIAFIVIGLTLNSVILILRREFDTMGENFLRIFELLR from the coding sequence ATGGATATTCAGCTCGTTCCCCTCCAGCAGTTCGAAAATTTCCTGATCTGCGCCTCCCGTGTCGGGGCCCTGATCGGGGCCATCCCGGTCTTCAGCAGCCGGCAGATCCCGCCCCAGGTCAAGCTGGGACTCATCTTCGGCACCGCCCTGCTGCTCTTTCCCCTCATGGCCCCCTACACCCCGGATATCGCCTATCGGCCCATGGAACTGGGCCTGCTCATGGCCAACGAGATCCTCATCGGTCTCATGATCGGACTTACGGCCAACCTCATCTTCACGGCTGTGAACTTCGGCGGCACCATCATCGGCTACCAGATGGGTTTTGCCGCCGCCAATATTTTCGATCCTCAGACCACCCAGCAGCTTTCCCTGATGAGCCAGTTCCAGAACGTCCTGGCCATCCTCATCTTCCTGGCCCTCAATGTCCACCACATGTTTTTCCGGGTCATTGTAGAATCATACCAGCTACTGCCGCCGGGATATCTCGATTTTTCCGGTGGGGCGGTGGAACTGCTCATGGACCTGGGATCCAAAATGTTTCTCCTCGGGGTAAAGTTCTCGGCCCCGATTCTCGTCATCCTCCTGCTGTCCAACATGGTGCTGGGCATCCTGGCCCGGGTCTTTCCCCAGCTCAACGTCTTCATGCTCTCCTTTCCGATCAACATCGGCATCGCCTTCATTGTCATAGGTTTGACACTGAACTCGGTCATTCTGATCCTGCGTCGGGAATTTGACACGATGGGTGAAAACTTTCTCCGTATCTTTGAACTCCTCAGATAA
- a CDS encoding MinD/ParA family protein — translation MADNAVEYNDQARTLRARNFDDPGISDQAGHTTRVFSVTSGKGGVGKTAVVANTAVLLARMGKRVLILDADLGLANIDVVFGLAPRYNLNHFFSGNIDLESILVRGPEGIMILPAGSGVQRFTRLDTRQKMRLLEALDAMHSQFDIVLIDTEAGISENVTYFNTAAQEILVVTTPEPTAITDAYALMKLLSTQYHEKHFNLIVNCIRSEDEALDVFRKLTMVANRYLDISIDYLGSIPQDRQMIDAIRKQKVIVELHPAGKTSAAFEKLARTMIEEPQHLEPKGSIQFFWKRLLDFGK, via the coding sequence ATGGCTGACAACGCAGTAGAATACAATGACCAGGCCCGGACGCTTCGGGCCCGCAACTTTGACGATCCCGGCATCTCCGACCAGGCCGGCCACACAACCCGGGTCTTTTCCGTGACCAGCGGCAAGGGCGGGGTCGGCAAGACAGCGGTGGTGGCCAACACGGCCGTGCTGCTGGCCCGCATGGGCAAGCGGGTCCTTATCCTGGACGCGGACCTGGGCCTGGCCAACATCGACGTGGTCTTCGGTCTGGCCCCGCGCTACAACCTCAACCATTTCTTTTCCGGCAACATCGACCTGGAATCGATCCTGGTCCGTGGACCCGAGGGCATTATGATTCTCCCGGCCGGTTCCGGAGTCCAGCGCTTTACCAGACTGGACACCCGGCAGAAGATGCGGTTGCTGGAAGCCCTGGACGCCATGCACAGCCAGTTCGATATCGTTCTCATCGACACCGAGGCCGGGATCTCGGAAAATGTCACCTATTTCAACACTGCGGCCCAGGAGATCCTGGTGGTCACCACCCCGGAACCCACCGCCATCACCGACGCCTACGCGCTGATGAAGCTGCTCTCCACCCAGTACCATGAAAAGCACTTCAACCTGATCGTCAACTGTATCCGCAGCGAGGACGAGGCCCTGGACGTGTTCCGCAAGCTGACCATGGTCGCCAACCGCTACCTGGATATATCCATCGACTACCTGGGCTCGATACCCCAGGACCGGCAGATGATCGACGCCATCCGCAAGCAGAAGGTGATTGTCGAGCTCCACCCGGCCGGCAAGACCAGCGCGGCCTTTGAAAAGCTGGCCCGGACCATGATAGAGGAGCCGCAGCACCTGGAGCCCAAGGGCTCCATCCAGTTCTTCTGGAAGAGGCTGCTCGATTTCGGCAAGTAA